The Chryseobacterium sp. JV274 sequence GACATTCTTAATATCTTTCTCCGAAATGCGGTTTATGAATGAATCATCTAAAGATTGAATTTCAACACTTGGTGTAATTCTGATCTCAGCATCAGGTAATTCTGTAATAACCAGTTTTTTGTTGATGGAATCCACTTCGATCTTCATTTTATTAAGATCATAAGAAACCTGTGCATTGGTCTTTGTATACGTAATAATGCTGTTGCTGGAAACTTCTTTCCCGAAAACTTCATAACCCATTTTGGTTTTCTGCATACTGGAAGTGTTCTGTTCTATCACCACCATCTTATTCATCTTGGAAATCTGATTGGTCAGGATATAATAATCCGACTGTTCTGTTTTAGTTCCAAGGTTCAGACAGGACTTCAGACCAAAAAACAGAAGCACCATAGCGCCGGCACCAGCTGCAAAAGACAGGATTGTTCTATAATTTCTCAAAATCTATTTAAAAATTTCTTTAATAACAGAGGAATCGTTCTTTTTAAGGATTTGAACCAAATCTCTTTCAATATAGCCTGTAGTAGGCATTTCTACAATTCTTCCAATCTCTTTTCCGTATCTTTTCAGGATAACGGTAGGGACTTTTTGAAGATTATAAAGACTTTCATCCCCGGTAGGAGATTCTTTCTTACGGTTTACGGCAATAATGTTTAATTTATTTTCCGGATAGTTTACGGCCTCCAATATTTTCATCAGTCTTGGAAAATCTCTGTGGCTGTCTTCACACCATGTTCCCATAAAAACAATAATGTCATAGGTGCCGATTTTCTCTTTTTTCAATTCACTGACTGCTTTTTGGTCAAGAGCATATTCATCATGTTCCTTTACATACCAATCTGCATAAGGAGCTTTTAAAAACTGCTCTTTCAGTTGGTTTCCTAAAAGCATTTTGCCGTCTTTCTGAGTTTCAACCTCGCGGTTTACGACTACTTTTTGAGCGCTAAGCTGTTGTGCAGCTAAAAGTAAGCTTGAAATGGCAACAATATTGGTAATAAATTTTTTCATAATTATTTCTCGATAATTGATTTTAAATCAGCAGGAGAGTAGTATTTGTTTTTTAATACTTTATGATCCGCCTGTCTGTAAACGTTAAATTTTTCTCCGGACTTTTCATAAAAAGATTCTACTTCCTTCTCTTTGTAGAATTCAACGGTTTCCTTTGCCTGCTCTTCATTATCACACGCTTTCGACATATTGGAACGCTGAACTTCGTTGAATAGCTCTACAAATTTGCTGCCAAGTCCGAATTCCAGCACAGCACCACTCAAAACATACTGAAGATCACACAATGCATCTGCAATTTCTACAATATTATTATCAGCAATTGCCTGTTTCAGTTCGTTCAATTCTTCCTGTAAAAGTTCTACTCTCAGATTGCATCTTTCCGGAGAAGGAATTTGCGGAGTATCTAAAATAGGGGCTTTGAAAGTAGTATGGAATTCTGCTACTTGGTTCAGACTATCAATTTTATCCATGAATTTTTTTATTTCCCACAAAGATAGAAAAGGATTTGTAAAATGTGAAATGTACAAGAGTAAAATATGGAACCCAAAAATGCAGACTATCCAGTGTTTTTATTTTATTCCCGTGAATTAAAGTTTATAGGCATTCTAAACCATGAACTTACTGGCACCCCTTTAGTTTTTGCAGGGCTCCACTTTCCTTTTATTTTTTTTAGTGCAAATTTTACATCTTCAAGAAGAATTTTATTGTTTTCTACTTTGGGTTCAAGATCTACATTGACGATGTCTCCATTTTCATCTATTGCAAAAGATATAATAAATGTTCCTTTAGGGTTGTAAGATTCCCAATCTAAATAATTATATAAGCTTTCAAGGACATCTTTTCGAAAAGCTTTCATTCCACCGGGAATAGCAGCAGACTGATATGCTTTAATGATATCATAATCGGGTTTGTAATTTTCAAAAAAATCTTTCGGCTGAAACAGAAAATCAAAATAAGCCGGAATTGTTTTCCCGTCTTGTTCTGCAGGCTGCCAGTTTTTCAGGCTTCCTAAAGATTTTACCACAAGAGTAAAAGCGCATTTGTTTTTCTCTATGATACTTTCATCACTTTTCTTCTTTATTAAAGCAGGTTTGCCATTCTCATCAATCTTTATACTTACAAAATACATTTCATTTTTATCACATGGCTTAGATCCGCTTTTCAGAAAATAGTCCTGCATTTCTGAGGATAACTGGATGGTACCTCCTTTATAAGGAAACTGACCTTCCGGATATTTAGCGAGTGTTTTTTGTGAAAATGAAGATCCAAAGTATAGAGTAAAAAGAAATAAGATTATTTTTTTCATTTATAGAAGTTTTTCACGGTTCAAATTAGTTTGTTTGCTAAATTAAGAAAAAGTCTACAACTTGAAGGTTGTAGACTTTTATTATATTAAGTAAAATGATTCTAGTTATTCATATTTCCAAACGCCGGAGATGCTCAATATCATTAGTCCTGGCTGTTTTTCTCCATAGCTGAATACGCAGATGTATTTTGAATGACAGGAAGAACAATCTGTCCCAAAATAT is a genomic window containing:
- a CDS encoding nucleoside triphosphate pyrophosphohydrolase family protein, which gives rise to MDKIDSLNQVAEFHTTFKAPILDTPQIPSPERCNLRVELLQEELNELKQAIADNNIVEIADALCDLQYVLSGAVLEFGLGSKFVELFNEVQRSNMSKACDNEEQAKETVEFYKEKEVESFYEKSGEKFNVYRQADHKVLKNKYYSPADLKSIIEK
- a CDS encoding TlpA family protein disulfide reductase; translation: MKKFITNIVAISSLLLAAQQLSAQKVVVNREVETQKDGKMLLGNQLKEQFLKAPYADWYVKEHDEYALDQKAVSELKKEKIGTYDIIVFMGTWCEDSHRDFPRLMKILEAVNYPENKLNIIAVNRKKESPTGDESLYNLQKVPTVILKRYGKEIGRIVEMPTTGYIERDLVQILKKNDSSVIKEIFK
- a CDS encoding DUF4230 domain-containing protein; its protein translation is MRNYRTILSFAAGAGAMVLLFFGLKSCLNLGTKTEQSDYYILTNQISKMNKMVVIEQNTSSMQKTKMGYEVFGKEVSSNSIITYTKTNAQVSYDLNKMKIEVDSINKKLVITELPDAEIRITPSVEIQSLDDSFINRISEKDIKNVTAKAKETAEKSIDQNQLRNEGRKQLMENLNNVFVLAKALNYTIEDKTGKIGILGL